The following are encoded together in the Fusobacterium simiae genome:
- the glgB gene encoding 1,4-alpha-glucan branching protein GlgB has protein sequence MSGQMEQYLFHRGEYRQAYEYFGAHPTRNSTIFRLWAPMAKSVAVVGDFNDWNAREEDYCQKLNNEGIWEVEIKKIKKGSLYKYQIETSWGEKILKSDPYAFYSELRPQTASVVNGKPKFRWGDKKWLNNREIGYINPINIYEVHLGSWKKKDDGTYYNYKEIAELLVEYMLEMNYTHIEIMPVMEYPFDGSWGYQSTGYYSVTSRYGTPEDFMYFVNYFHKNNLGVILDWVPGHFCKDSHGLYRFDGSACYEYEDPSLGENEWGSANFNVSRNEVRSFLLSNLYFWVKEFHIDGIRMDAISNMLYYRDGVSENRRSVEFLQYLNQSLHEEYPDIMLIAEDSSAWPLVTKYEEDGGLGFDFKWNMGWMNDTLKYMEQDPFFRKSHHGKLTFSFMYAFSENFILPLSHDEIVHGKNSILNKMPGYYENKLCHVKNLYSYQMAHPGKKLNFMGNEFIQGLEWRYYEQLEWQLLKDNKGSQDIQRYVKALNKLYLEEEALWHDGQDGFEWIEHENIDENMLIFLRKTPDMEDFIIAVFNFSGKDHEKYPVGVPLEGEYETILDSNEKKFGGSYQGRKRKYKSIKKIWNYREQCIEVKIVGNSAIFLKYKKG, from the coding sequence ATGTCTGGACAAATGGAGCAATATTTATTTCACCGTGGGGAATATAGACAAGCCTATGAGTATTTTGGAGCACATCCAACACGAAATTCAACAATATTTCGATTATGGGCACCAATGGCAAAATCTGTAGCTGTTGTTGGAGATTTTAATGATTGGAATGCAAGGGAAGAAGATTATTGCCAAAAATTAAATAATGAAGGAATATGGGAAGTTGAAATAAAAAAAATAAAAAAAGGTAGTTTATATAAATATCAGATTGAAACCTCTTGGGGAGAAAAAATATTAAAATCAGATCCCTATGCTTTTTATTCTGAACTTAGACCTCAAACAGCTTCTGTTGTAAATGGAAAACCTAAATTCCGTTGGGGAGATAAAAAATGGTTAAATAATAGAGAAATAGGATATATAAATCCAATTAATATATATGAAGTTCATCTTGGCTCATGGAAGAAAAAAGATGATGGAACTTATTACAATTATAAAGAGATTGCAGAATTATTGGTAGAATATATGTTAGAAATGAATTATACTCATATTGAAATTATGCCTGTTATGGAATATCCTTTTGATGGTTCTTGGGGATATCAAAGTACAGGATACTATTCAGTAACTAGCCGCTATGGTACACCAGAAGATTTCATGTATTTTGTAAACTATTTTCATAAAAATAATTTAGGTGTAATACTAGATTGGGTTCCAGGACATTTTTGTAAAGATTCACATGGATTATATCGTTTTGATGGTAGTGCTTGTTATGAATATGAGGATCCAAGCCTTGGTGAGAATGAATGGGGAAGTGCAAACTTTAATGTTTCAAGAAATGAAGTAAGAAGTTTTTTACTTTCTAATCTATATTTTTGGGTAAAAGAATTTCATATTGATGGCATAAGGATGGATGCGATTTCTAATATGCTTTATTATCGAGATGGAGTAAGTGAAAATAGACGTTCAGTTGAGTTTTTACAATATTTAAATCAAAGCCTACATGAAGAATATCCAGATATAATGTTAATAGCTGAAGATTCTTCTGCTTGGCCATTGGTAACAAAATATGAAGAAGATGGTGGGCTTGGTTTTGATTTTAAATGGAATATGGGCTGGATGAATGATACATTAAAATATATGGAACAAGATCCTTTCTTTAGGAAGTCACACCATGGTAAATTGACATTTTCATTTATGTATGCTTTCTCAGAAAACTTTATATTACCTTTATCACATGATGAGATAGTACATGGAAAAAATTCTATTTTAAATAAAATGCCTGGATATTATGAAAATAAATTATGCCATGTTAAAAATTTATACTCTTATCAAATGGCTCATCCTGGTAAAAAATTGAATTTTATGGGGAATGAATTTATTCAAGGACTTGAATGGAGATATTATGAACAATTAGAATGGCAATTATTAAAAGATAATAAAGGCTCTCAAGACATACAAAGATATGTTAAAGCTCTAAATAAATTATATTTAGAAGAGGAAGCACTTTGGCATGATGGTCAAGATGGTTTTGAATGGATAGAACATGAAAATATAGATGAAAATATGTTAATTTTTTTGAGAAAAACTCCAGACATGGAAGATTTTATTATAGCTGTTTTTAATTTTTCAGGAAAAGATCATGAGAAATATCCAGTTGGAGTTCCTTTAGAAGGCGAATATGAAACTATTTTAGATAGTAATGAAAAAAAATTTGGAGGCTCTTATCAAGGAAGAAAAAGAAAATATAAATCAATAAAAAAGATTTGGAATTACAGAGAACAATGCATAGAAGTAAAAATTGTTGGAAACTCAGCTATATTTTTAAAGTATAAAAAAGGATAA
- a CDS encoding glycogen/starch/alpha-glucan phosphorylase, whose amino-acid sequence MKFDKEEWKKKLEERLLEKFSVSLKDASPFEIYRALGETVMSFIARDWYETKKEYSKTKQAFYFSSEFLMGRALGNNLINLGIDKEIQEFLKELEIDYNQIEDEEEDAALGNGGLGRLAACFMDSLATLNLPGQGYSIRYRNGIFNQYLRDGYQVEKPETWLKYGDVWSVMRPEDEVIVNFGNTSVRALPYDMPIIGYGTKNINTLRLWEAHSIVDLDLGVFNQQDYLHATQDKTLAEDISRVLYPNDSTDEGKKLRLRQQYFFVSASLQDIMKNFKKVHGREFSKIPEFIAIQLNDTHPVIAIPELMRILVDVEGVLWEDAWEIVKKTFSYTNHTILAEALEKWWIGLYQEVVPRIFQITEGIHNQFKNELAKLYPNDTDRQNRMQIIQGNMIHMAWLAIYGSHKVNGVAELHTEILKNRELKDWYELYPEKFLNKTNGITQRRWLLKSNPQLSSYITELIGDAWIKNLSELKKLEQFLDDEKVLNKIWDIKIEKKKELVEYLRETQGIDINPKSIFDVQVKRMHEYKRQLLNIFQVYNLYQQLKQNPNMDFTPTTYIYGAKAAPGYKVAKGIIRLINDVAQIVNGDDEIKDKLKVVFIENYRVTVAEKIFPAADISEQISTAGKEASGTGNMKFMLNGAITLGTLDGANVEIAKEAGEENEYIFGMRVEDIDELRKKGYDPRFPYNNITGLKQVVDALIDGSLSDLGSGIYREIHSLLMERGDQYFVLEDFEDYRRKQREINRDYKNKISWAKKMLKNIANAGKFSSDRTILEYANEIWDIKETKIK is encoded by the coding sequence ATGAAATTTGATAAAGAAGAGTGGAAAAAAAAATTAGAGGAAAGGTTATTAGAAAAATTTTCAGTTAGCTTAAAAGATGCTAGTCCTTTTGAAATATATAGAGCCTTAGGAGAAACTGTTATGAGTTTTATAGCTAGAGATTGGTATGAAACAAAAAAAGAATATTCTAAGACTAAACAAGCATTTTACTTTTCTTCTGAATTTTTAATGGGAAGAGCCTTAGGAAATAATTTAATTAATTTAGGAATTGATAAAGAAATTCAAGAATTCTTAAAAGAACTTGAAATAGATTACAATCAAATTGAAGATGAAGAAGAAGATGCAGCACTTGGAAATGGGGGTCTAGGGAGATTAGCAGCATGTTTTATGGATTCACTTGCAACATTAAACCTACCAGGTCAAGGATATAGCATTAGGTATAGAAATGGTATTTTTAATCAGTATCTAAGGGATGGTTATCAAGTTGAAAAACCTGAAACTTGGTTAAAATATGGAGATGTATGGTCCGTTATGAGACCGGAAGATGAAGTGATCGTCAATTTTGGAAATACTTCTGTAAGAGCATTACCTTATGATATGCCAATAATTGGATATGGTACTAAAAATATTAATACTCTTAGATTATGGGAGGCACATTCAATAGTAGACTTAGATTTAGGTGTATTTAATCAACAAGATTATTTGCATGCAACACAAGATAAAACATTAGCAGAGGATATTTCTCGTGTATTATATCCTAATGATTCAACAGATGAAGGAAAAAAATTAAGACTTCGTCAACAATATTTCTTTGTATCTGCTTCATTACAAGATATTATGAAAAATTTTAAAAAAGTACATGGAAGAGAATTTTCAAAAATTCCTGAATTTATTGCTATTCAACTTAATGATACACATCCTGTTATAGCTATACCAGAACTTATGAGAATCTTAGTTGATGTTGAAGGTGTGTTATGGGAAGATGCTTGGGAAATAGTAAAGAAAACCTTTTCATATACTAACCATACTATTTTAGCAGAAGCCTTGGAAAAATGGTGGATAGGACTTTACCAAGAAGTTGTTCCTAGAATTTTCCAAATAACAGAAGGAATACATAATCAATTTAAAAATGAGTTAGCAAAATTATATCCAAATGATACAGATAGGCAAAATAGAATGCAAATTATTCAAGGGAATATGATACACATGGCTTGGCTTGCAATATATGGGAGCCACAAAGTAAATGGAGTTGCAGAATTACATACAGAAATCTTGAAAAATCGTGAATTGAAAGATTGGTATGAATTATATCCTGAAAAATTTTTGAATAAAACAAATGGAATTACACAAAGAAGGTGGTTATTAAAATCCAATCCTCAACTATCTTCATATATAACAGAATTAATTGGAGATGCTTGGATAAAAAATTTATCCGAACTTAAAAAACTTGAGCAATTTTTAGATGATGAAAAAGTTTTAAATAAAATTTGGGATATAAAAATTGAAAAGAAAAAAGAGCTGGTTGAATATCTAAGAGAAACACAAGGCATTGATATAAATCCTAAGTCAATATTTGATGTGCAAGTTAAAAGAATGCATGAATATAAAAGACAATTACTGAATATTTTCCAAGTTTATAACTTATATCAACAATTAAAACAAAATCCTAATATGGATTTTACACCTACAACTTATATTTATGGAGCTAAGGCTGCACCAGGTTATAAGGTTGCCAAAGGGATTATTCGTTTAATTAATGATGTTGCTCAAATAGTTAATGGAGATGATGAAATAAAAGATAAGTTAAAAGTTGTATTTATTGAAAATTATAGAGTTACAGTTGCAGAAAAAATATTCCCTGCTGCTGACATTTCTGAACAGATTTCAACTGCTGGTAAGGAAGCATCAGGTACTGGAAATATGAAATTTATGTTAAATGGAGCAATAACACTAGGTACATTAGATGGAGCTAATGTTGAAATTGCAAAAGAAGCAGGAGAAGAAAATGAATATATTTTTGGCATGAGAGTTGAAGATATTGATGAGCTTAGAAAAAAAGGATATGATCCTAGATTCCCGTATAATAATATAACAGGATTAAAGCAAGTTGTTGATGCTTTAATTGATGGAAGTCTTAGTGATTTAGGAAGTGGAATTTATAGAGAAATTCATTCATTGTTAATGGAAAGAGGAGACCAATATTTTGTTTTAGAAGATTTTGAAGATTATAGAAGAAAGCAAAGAGAAATTAATAGAGATTATAAAAATAAAATTTCTTGGGCAAAGAAAATGTTAAAAAATATTGCTAATGCAGGAAAATTTTCTTCTGATAGAACAATCTTGGAATATGCAAATGAAATTTGGGATATAAAAGAAACAAAAATTAAATAA
- the malQ gene encoding 4-alpha-glucanotransferase: MKRECGVLLAISSLPSSYGIGDFGKEAYRFVDFLESSGQSLWQILPLCPVEYGNSPYQSPSTFAGNFLYLDLENLVTNEYLTQGDIDTLRQEVSYIDYEYLKSQKESLLRKASQAFFYKNKEQKEFEKFQRENQFWLEDYALFLALNKEFKGRMWNTWQKEYKFRDKKIIKEVKKIYKEEYQYESFIQYYFYKQWKQLKDYANKKGIKIIGDLPIYVATHSADTWQNPNLFCFDKHLKIKLVAGCPPDYFSKQGQLWGNVLYDWKEMERTNYSWWINRIKHSFLLYDILRLDHFRGFASYWAIHYGEKTAINGKWKKGPGYKFFKKLENKIANMDIVAEDLGTLTEDVFKLLKQTKYPNMKVLEFGLTEWDNMYNPKNYSENSVAYTGTHDNMPIVEWYASLNEKEKYICDENLKNFLKDYNTDIWEPIQWRAIETLYASKSNRVIIPLQDILGLGSDSRINIPSTVGNNWAWRIYWNYRHDDLENKLYNLAKKYERIRKGEDNET; encoded by the coding sequence ATGAAAAGAGAATGTGGGGTTTTATTAGCTATAAGTTCTCTACCAAGTTCTTATGGTATTGGAGATTTTGGAAAAGAAGCTTATCGTTTTGTTGATTTCTTAGAATCCTCTGGACAAAGTCTGTGGCAAATATTACCACTGTGTCCTGTTGAATATGGAAATTCTCCTTACCAATCACCTTCTACTTTTGCTGGAAATTTTTTATATTTAGATTTAGAAAATTTAGTTACTAATGAATATTTAACACAAGGGGATATTGACACATTAAGACAAGAAGTATCTTATATTGATTATGAATATTTAAAAAGCCAGAAAGAGTCTTTATTGAGAAAGGCCTCTCAGGCTTTTTTTTACAAAAATAAAGAACAAAAAGAATTTGAAAAATTTCAAAGAGAAAATCAATTTTGGTTAGAAGATTATGCACTTTTTCTTGCTTTAAATAAAGAATTTAAAGGTAGAATGTGGAACACTTGGCAAAAAGAATATAAGTTTAGAGATAAAAAAATTATAAAAGAAGTCAAAAAAATATATAAAGAAGAATATCAATATGAAAGTTTTATCCAATATTATTTTTATAAACAATGGAAGCAATTAAAAGACTATGCAAATAAAAAAGGAATAAAAATTATAGGAGATTTACCTATATATGTGGCAACACATAGTGCTGATACTTGGCAAAATCCAAATTTGTTCTGTTTTGACAAGCATTTAAAAATAAAATTAGTGGCAGGATGTCCACCAGATTATTTTTCTAAGCAAGGTCAATTATGGGGAAATGTTCTCTATGATTGGAAAGAGATGGAGAGAACTAATTATTCTTGGTGGATTAATAGAATAAAACATAGTTTTTTACTTTATGATATTCTAAGGTTAGATCATTTTAGAGGTTTTGCATCTTATTGGGCTATTCATTATGGAGAGAAAACAGCAATCAATGGAAAGTGGAAAAAAGGACCTGGATATAAATTTTTTAAAAAATTGGAAAATAAAATAGCAAATATGGACATAGTAGCAGAAGATTTAGGAACTCTTACAGAAGATGTTTTTAAACTTTTAAAGCAAACAAAGTATCCAAATATGAAAGTACTAGAATTTGGTTTAACTGAATGGGATAATATGTATAATCCTAAAAATTATTCTGAGAATTCTGTTGCTTATACAGGAACTCATGATAATATGCCAATAGTTGAATGGTATGCAAGTTTAAATGAAAAAGAAAAATATATCTGTGATGAGAATTTAAAAAATTTCTTAAAGGATTACAATACAGATATTTGGGAACCTATTCAATGGAGGGCAATAGAAACTCTTTATGCTTCAAAATCAAATAGAGTTATAATACCTCTTCAAGATATACTAGGTTTAGGAAGTGATTCCAGAATAAATATACCTTCAACAGTTGGTAATAACTGGGCTTGGAGAATTTATTGGAATTATAGACATGATGATTTAGAAAATAAATTATATAATTTAGCAAAAAAATATGAAAGAATTAGGAAGGGAGAGGATAATGAAACTTAA
- a CDS encoding Bax inhibitor-1/YccA family protein, producing MYYNMNDIDVRSSNNFLRKVFLYMILGIGISFGTGIYLLYFNQNLLYTLLNYFQILIIAELAMVFSISFMINKMSSGLARILFFAYSLVNGITLTTIGFIYAPQVVLYAFTVTLVIFVVTAIYGYTTQEDLSSYRRFFRIALISLIVLSIINIFMRVGMLEWVITVAGVVIFTGLIAYDVNRIKFLSYQLADGDNEVMEKIGIIGALSLYLDFINLFIYILRIFGRKK from the coding sequence ATGTATTATAATATGAATGATATTGATGTTAGAAGTTCTAACAATTTTTTAAGAAAAGTGTTTTTGTATATGATTTTAGGTATTGGTATTTCTTTTGGAACAGGAATATATTTATTATATTTTAATCAAAATTTACTGTATACATTATTAAACTATTTTCAAATTTTAATAATAGCAGAATTAGCTATGGTATTTTCTATAAGTTTTATGATAAATAAAATGTCTTCTGGTTTAGCAAGAATTCTATTTTTTGCCTATTCTTTAGTGAATGGAATAACACTTACAACCATTGGATTTATCTATGCGCCCCAAGTAGTTTTATATGCATTTACAGTAACTCTTGTAATTTTTGTTGTAACTGCTATCTATGGTTATACAACACAAGAAGATTTAAGTTCTTATAGAAGATTTTTTAGGATAGCTTTGATTTCATTAATAGTTTTGTCAATTATTAATATTTTTATGAGAGTTGGAATGCTTGAATGGGTAATAACAGTAGCAGGAGTAGTTATTTTTACTGGACTTATAGCTTATGATGTAAATAGAATTAAATTTTTATCTTATCAATTAGCAGATGGAGATAATGAAGTAATGGAGAAAATAGGTATAATAGGGGCTTTAAGTCTTTACCTTGATTTCATTAACTTATTTATCTATATACTTAGAATTTTTGGAAGAAAAAAATAA
- a CDS encoding AMP-binding protein: MSIKYLYDRKKIAVTYGEQKISYADVIKYVNYYIEFLDITKGDRSALMMENRPESIFSFFSIWAKKGIAISLDAGYTVDQLTYVLGDSTPKYLFVSNKTKKVAEEANSKLNNIIKIINVDELVLPTDYKIKKEEFENDSNDDVAVIVYTSGTTGNPKGVMITYENIKTNMEGVRAADLVNETDVILAMLPYHHIMPLCFTLILPMYMGVPIVLLTEISSANLLKTLQENRVTVILGVPRVWEMLDKAVMIKINESSLARFMFKMASKIKFMPIRKMLFSKVHKQFGGNIRLMVSGGAKIDKDILEDFRTMGFRAIQGYGMTETAPIIAFNIPGRERSDSVGEVIPNVEVKIAEDGEILVKGKNVMKGYYNNEQATKEAFDKDGWFHTGDLGRLEGKYLIIIGRKKEMIVLPNGKNIDPNDIEAEIIKNTDLIKEIAVTEYKEQLLAIIYPDFEQLAARKIVNIKDAIKWEVIDKYNVTAPNYKKIHDIKIVKKELPKTRIGKIRRFMLKDLIENKDENIDENEKKKIVEVPVGIKDKFDVINKYIDERYHKAIDLDSHIELDLGFDSLDIVEFMNFLNSTFGINLVEQDFVENKTISAIIKLVEEKAGKLVEKVDKNENLKKIIESDSDVKLPKDAKYGKVLKFVLSPMFRFYFKYKYSGKNNLEAGAGIIVGNHQSYLDAFMLNNAFTYKEMSDNYFIATALHFKSKTMKYLSSHGNIILVDANRNLKNTLQAASKVLKMGKKLIIFPEGARTRDGQLQEFKKTFAILAKDLNVPIYPFVLKGAYEAFPYDKKFPKRNNISVQFLEKIMPNDKTVEELVEETKNNIAKNYY, from the coding sequence ATGTCAATAAAGTATTTATATGACAGAAAAAAAATAGCTGTTACTTATGGTGAGCAAAAAATTTCTTATGCAGATGTGATAAAATATGTAAATTATTATATAGAATTTTTAGATATCACAAAGGGTGATAGATCAGCACTTATGATGGAAAATAGACCAGAATCTATTTTTTCATTCTTTTCAATATGGGCTAAAAAAGGTATAGCAATAAGTTTGGATGCTGGGTATACAGTAGATCAACTTACTTATGTTCTTGGAGATTCGACCCCGAAATATCTTTTTGTATCAAATAAAACTAAAAAAGTTGCTGAAGAAGCTAATTCAAAATTAAATAATATCATAAAAATTATAAATGTTGATGAACTTGTACTACCAACTGATTATAAAATAAAAAAAGAAGAATTTGAAAATGATTCAAATGATGATGTTGCAGTAATAGTTTATACTTCTGGTACAACAGGAAATCCAAAAGGTGTAATGATAACTTATGAAAATATTAAAACCAATATGGAAGGAGTAAGAGCTGCTGATTTAGTGAATGAGACTGATGTTATTTTAGCAATGTTACCTTATCACCATATTATGCCTCTATGTTTTACACTGATATTACCTATGTATATGGGAGTTCCAATAGTACTTTTAACAGAAATATCGTCCGCTAATCTTTTAAAAACATTGCAAGAAAATAGGGTTACTGTAATACTTGGAGTTCCAAGGGTATGGGAAATGTTAGATAAAGCTGTTATGATAAAAATAAATGAAAGTTCTTTAGCTAGATTTATGTTTAAAATGGCATCAAAAATAAAATTTATGCCTATAAGAAAAATGTTATTTTCAAAAGTTCATAAACAATTTGGTGGCAATATTAGACTTATGGTTTCAGGTGGAGCAAAAATAGATAAGGATATATTAGAAGATTTTCGTACTATGGGATTTCGTGCAATACAGGGTTATGGCATGACAGAAACAGCTCCTATAATTGCTTTCAATATACCTGGCAGAGAAAGATCAGATTCTGTTGGTGAAGTAATTCCTAATGTAGAGGTAAAAATTGCAGAGGATGGGGAAATTCTTGTTAAAGGTAAAAATGTAATGAAAGGCTATTATAATAATGAGCAAGCTACAAAAGAAGCCTTTGATAAAGATGGTTGGTTTCATACTGGGGATTTAGGAAGATTGGAAGGAAAATATTTAATAATAATTGGTAGAAAAAAAGAAATGATAGTTTTACCTAATGGGAAAAATATAGATCCTAATGATATTGAAGCAGAAATTATTAAAAATACAGATTTAATAAAAGAAATTGCTGTAACAGAATATAAAGAGCAGCTACTTGCCATTATCTATCCAGATTTTGAGCAATTAGCAGCTAGAAAGATAGTCAATATTAAAGATGCTATAAAATGGGAAGTTATTGACAAATATAATGTAACAGCACCTAATTATAAAAAAATTCATGATATAAAGATAGTTAAAAAAGAGTTGCCTAAAACAAGAATAGGGAAAATTAGAAGATTTATGCTTAAAGATTTGATAGAAAATAAAGATGAAAATATTGATGAAAATGAAAAAAAGAAAATTGTTGAAGTTCCAGTTGGAATAAAAGATAAATTTGATGTTATCAATAAATATATAGATGAGAGATACCACAAGGCTATTGATTTAGATTCTCATATTGAATTAGATTTAGGCTTTGATTCTCTTGATATAGTAGAATTTATGAATTTTCTAAATTCAACTTTTGGAATAAATTTAGTAGAACAAGATTTTGTTGAAAATAAAACAATATCTGCTATAATAAAGTTAGTTGAAGAAAAAGCAGGAAAATTAGTTGAAAAAGTAGATAAAAATGAAAATTTAAAGAAAATTATTGAAAGTGATTCTGATGTAAAATTACCAAAAGATGCAAAATATGGTAAGGTTTTAAAATTTGTTTTAAGCCCAATGTTTAGATTTTATTTCAAATATAAATATAGTGGTAAAAATAATCTTGAAGCAGGAGCTGGAATTATCGTAGGAAATCATCAAAGTTACTTAGATGCTTTTATGTTAAATAATGCTTTCACTTATAAAGAAATGAGTGATAATTATTTCATAGCAACAGCATTACATTTTAAAAGTAAGACTATGAAATATTTATCTAGCCATGGAAACATAATTTTAGTTGATGCTAATAGAAATTTAAAAAATACTTTACAAGCTGCTTCAAAAGTTTTAAAAATGGGTAAAAAGTTGATTATTTTCCCTGAAGGAGCAAGAACAAGAGATGGACAATTACAAGAATTTAAAAAGACTTTTGCTATACTTGCTAAAGATTTAAATGTCCCTATATATCCATTTGTTTTAAAAGGAGCTTATGAAGCATTTCCTTATGATAAGAAATTTCCAAAGAGAAATAATATATCAGTTCAGTTTTTAGAAAAAATTATGCCAAATGATAAAACGGTTGAAGAATTAGTTGAAGAAACTAAAAATAATATTGCAAAAAATTATTATTAA
- a CDS encoding tRNA 2-thiocytidine biosynthesis TtcA family protein has product MEKLFANNEVNEIVFLNKKEKIEESLRTTYRKKIWRNFVKAIKDFDLIKDGDKIAVGVSGGKDSLLLCKLFQELKKDRSKNFEVKFISMNPGFEAIDIDKFKENLIEMGIDCELFDANVWQIAFEEAPDSPCFLCAKMRRGVLYKKVEELGFNKLALGHHFDDIVETTMINIFFAGTVKTMLPKVSSTSGKMDIIRPLAYIREKDIINFMKHNDIQAMTCGCPIEAEKVDSKRKEIKLLLKELEEKNPNIKQSIFNAMKNINLDYVLGYTSGNKQKK; this is encoded by the coding sequence ATGGAAAAATTATTTGCAAATAATGAAGTAAATGAGATAGTTTTTTTAAATAAAAAAGAGAAAATAGAAGAAAGTTTAAGGACAACATATAGAAAAAAGATATGGAGAAATTTTGTTAAAGCAATAAAAGATTTTGATTTAATAAAAGATGGAGATAAAATAGCAGTTGGAGTATCAGGAGGAAAAGATAGTTTATTACTTTGTAAGTTATTTCAAGAATTAAAAAAAGACAGAAGTAAAAATTTTGAAGTAAAATTTATCTCAATGAACCCTGGGTTTGAAGCTATTGATATTGATAAATTTAAAGAAAATTTAATAGAAATGGGAATAGATTGTGAATTATTTGATGCTAATGTATGGCAGATAGCATTTGAAGAAGCACCAGATAGTCCTTGTTTTTTATGTGCCAAAATGAGAAGAGGAGTTCTATATAAAAAAGTTGAAGAATTAGGTTTTAATAAATTAGCTTTAGGGCATCATTTTGATGATATTGTTGAAACTACTATGATAAATATATTTTTTGCAGGAACAGTAAAAACTATGTTACCAAAAGTATCTTCTACTTCTGGAAAAATGGATATAATAAGACCTCTTGCTTATATTAGAGAAAAAGACATAATAAACTTTATGAAACATAATGATATTCAAGCTATGACTTGTGGCTGTCCAATAGAAGCAGAGAAAGTTGATTCAAAACGAAAAGAGATTAAACTTTTATTAAAAGAGTTAGAAGAAAAAAATCCTAATATAAAACAAAGTATATTTAATGCCATGAAGAATATTAACCTGGATTATGTTTTAGGGTACACAAGTGGAAATAAACAAAAAAAATAG
- a CDS encoding Cof-type HAD-IIB family hydrolase: MKLVVSDLDGTLLNDDSEVSNETIEMIKRLKENGIEFAIATGRSFNSANKIRKKIGLEIYLICNNGANIYNKNGKMIKNNIMPANLIRKVVKFLTDNNIGYFAYDGTGENFYVPENMEVDPILFKEHIPHYIKNLEDIEKLPALEKILIIEENPEKIYEIKDLMDKNFKNELEIVISADDCLDLNIKGCSKKGGVEYISKELEINPREIMAFGDSGNDYKMLKYVGHPVAMKDSFMSKRDFKNKTDFTNDESGVARYLQKYFNF; this comes from the coding sequence ATGAAGTTAGTAGTTTCTGATTTAGATGGAACTCTTTTAAATGATGATAGTGAAGTAAGTAATGAAACAATAGAAATGATTAAAAGATTGAAAGAAAATGGAATAGAGTTTGCTATTGCAACAGGCAGAAGTTTTAATTCAGCCAATAAAATTAGAAAAAAAATAGGTTTAGAAATCTATTTAATATGTAATAATGGAGCAAATATATATAATAAAAATGGTAAAATGATTAAAAATAATATTATGCCTGCCAATTTAATAAGAAAGGTTGTAAAATTTTTGACTGATAATAATATAGGGTATTTTGCTTATGATGGAACAGGAGAAAATTTTTATGTTCCAGAAAATATGGAAGTAGATCCCATTCTTTTTAAAGAACATATTCCACATTATATTAAAAATTTAGAGGATATTGAAAAACTTCCTGCCTTAGAAAAGATTTTAATTATTGAAGAAAATCCAGAAAAAATATATGAAATAAAAGATTTAATGGATAAAAATTTTAAAAATGAATTAGAAATAGTTATCTCTGCTGATGATTGTTTAGACTTAAATATAAAAGGTTGTAGTAAAAAAGGTGGAGTGGAATATATCTCAAAGGAATTAGAAATAAATCCAAGAGAAATTATGGCTTTTGGAGATAGTGGAAATGACTATAAAATGTTAAAATATGTTGGACATCCTGTTGCTATGAAAGATAGTTTTATGAGCAAAAGAGATTTTAAAAATAAAACTGATTTCACTAATGATGAAAGTGGAGTGGCTAGATATTTACAAAAATATTTTAATTTTTAA